One region of Zingiber officinale cultivar Zhangliang chromosome 7B, Zo_v1.1, whole genome shotgun sequence genomic DNA includes:
- the LOC122003938 gene encoding agglutinin-like, whose amino-acid sequence MYPCGGSSGSLEVLCRLLKRLDIAKSSVQDTDASTDARFLQIKTKMEVLQLKMVREILCREDRAMVQLRQVEHYIDDMMMGTKDAPSFSSMLVVENLNRIDASIDKAIAAAGESAAAGESAAVYDGLYKRIKSSKDFAKKDGPWGPRLGIEWDMGPLPNIKTIYVSANDRIHSIRFEYKSDDHKEYRTPRIGGEGGTLHQIELDAEDPIKFIRGVYDTAGLTKLEILTSKHTHSFGKGNGESISFPATSKLDCNYKIVGFFGRASSYVHAIGVYLEKCPNCPPDSSPFPTIPSLIN is encoded by the exons ATGTACCCCTGCGGCGGAAGTAGTGGCAGCCTCGAGGTGCTCTGCCGCCTGCTGAAGCGGCTCGACATCGCCAAGAGCAGCGTCCAGGACACCGACGCGTCGACTGACGCCAGGTTCTTGCAGATCAAGACCAAAATGGAGGTGCTGCAGCTTAAGATGGTGAGGGAGATACTGTGCCGGGAAGACAGAGCCATGGTGCAGCTCCGCCAAGTCGAGCACTACATCGACGACATGATGATGGGCACCAAGGACGCCCCGTCCTTCTCCTCCATGCTGGTCGTCGAGAACCTCAACCGGATCGACGCCTCCATCGACAAGGCGATCGCCGCTGCTGGCGAGAGCGCCGCTGCCGGCGAGAGCGCCGCCGTCTATGACGGCCTCTACAAG CGGATCAAGTCGAGTAAAGATTTTGCAAAAAAGGACGGCCCATGGGGCCCCCGTTTAGGAATAGAGTGGGACATGGGCCCTCTTCCCAACATCAAAACCATCTACGTGAGCGCCAACGATCGCATCCATTCCATTCGATTTGAATACAAAAGCGATGATCACAAAGAATACCGAACGCCGCGAATAGGAGGAGAAGGGGGCACTCTACATCAG ATTGAACTCGATGCGGAAGATCCCATCAAATTCATAAGAGGAGTATATGACACGGCTGGTTTAACCAAATTGGAGATCCTCACGAGCAAACACACACATTCATTCGGGAAGGGTAATGGTGAAAGTATCAGTTTCCCCGCTACATCGAAACTCGATTGCAATTACAAAATTGTGGGGTTTTTCGGAAGGGCATCATCTTATGTTCATGCAATAGGGGTCTATTTGGAAAAATGCCCTAATTGCCCACCTGATTCCAGCCCTTTCCCTACTATACCCTCATTGATCAATTAG
- the LOC122006338 gene encoding GRF-interacting factor 1-like has product MQQHLMQMQPMMAAYASPNQVTTDIIQQYLDENKQLILAILDNQNAGKAEECAENQAKLQRNLMYLAAIADGQQTPPLAQFPPNHMMPSSPRYMPHQQTQQMTPQSLAAARTSLLYAHSPISSLQQQQAALHSQLGVSPGGNTGFNILHGEASVGFPIFSHSNSLKQEAGSALPTEGRGGNSARQSGDGTGTVTESLYLKGSEEDGN; this is encoded by the exons ATGCAGCAGCACCTCATGCAGATGCAGCCTATGATGGCAGCTTACGCTTCCCCGAATCAAGTCACCACTGATATCATCCAGCAG TATCTGGATGAGAACAAGCAGTTGATTCTGGCCATTCTGGACAACCAAAATGCAGGGAAAGCTGAAGAATGTGCTGA AAACCAAGCAAAACTTCAAAGGAATCTCATGTACCTTGCTGCCATTGCAGATGGTCAACAAACTCCACCCCTTGCTCAG TTTCCTCCCAATCATATGATGCCATCCAGCCCGCGATACATGCCGCACCAACAGACCCAGCAGATGACTCCTCAGTCCCTTGCGGCTGCCCGAACCTCCTTGCTCTACGCACACTCGCCGATATCTTCTTTGCAGCAGCAGCAAGCAGCACTGCATAGCCAGCTAGGTGTGAGCCCCGGAGGGAACACTGGTTTCAACATCCTTCACGGTGAGGCCAGTGTTGGATTCCCCATTTTCAGCCACAGCAATTCACTGAAGCAGGAAGCTGGCAGTGCATTACCGACCGAGGGTCGCGGAGGAAACTCAGCAAGGCAGAGTGGAGACGGCACCGGCACCGTCACGGAATCTTTGTACTTGAAGGGCTCCGAAGAGGATGGCAACTAG
- the LOC122004549 gene encoding putative disease resistance protein RGA3 yields MEMQSPQESAASIALFYSKSMVRGRLKFLHLKDVHASTSSFRSLPPFSLKAGTLSACNTRAFVNATDSSSGLRILFGARTLGAKFGESLEDQIMAMILTAFIPQVIQVLDGITKQEEILLLGVADEVKGLVRRLEELRNILQDAERRSYNEKEIQWWLTKLRDIIYDIDDMIDQCKIEGESHKRLLEQQAQSFRLRISTKCSVSLFSFFNRSFHHELAERIKKLSSRLDQVTKEASKFQLISSIHGYEVSLTNKCIVRAMDPESVEFKFKKNAESMFKLLTMEERMNLLVITGVGGIGKTRLAQKIYYDERTKAHFQVRIWICVTQQTTFIDMLKQIITGAGQTYGEAQTSEQLEIELKRVLEHKKFLLVLDDVWSIQICNDLLQRSSQNIVSGSRVLITTRNETLARELPGAHLHRMKPLSTKEGWSMLRKELYQEDHVQELNIIGIKIVRKCKGFPLAIRVIAGVLRTRGWSSEEWEKVFLDPAWSSFDLPNDVTRALYLAYKDLPANLRQCLVYCSLFPEDHLFDQQSITKYWIAERLVEEKERSTIEDTAEGYYKELIWRNLLERDFGQQDAHKMHGLLRFLAHFLAGEENLFGNLDLMDATSTKPRRLSIVAKGLMAIPTELKEQNSLRTLLLFRNPLSGKILDDFLQGLNHLRVLDIHGTDVDSLPDCIGDLIHLRHLNVSSTRLKQLPDSIERLINLQFLSVRGCESMTALPQYLVKLQSLRSLDLVGTQVNWLPVGVGKLENLSSLLGFLVDSGSEGILMSTLDDLGPLTMLKYLLLQKLERVCNGAESARANLRRKKYLKNLSMHWSLNIADAQLLEVDKFEEVLEALCPSSSLEELEIMGYPGLNLPSWISTVKKLTKLVLHRCSSIQQLPQLGHLPHLSSLYISAATAVTKIGTEFFGLDAWPPFPKLNTLVMEDMINWEDWQWQFEDGEALPCLRELQLVNCYKLPSLPDGLQHATALTVLAMDGANRLMKIENLSTIRKLSVSSSFNLVEISNLSSLENLKVSNCPSLKKFEHLVLLQQLNVIDESMNNLPEGLGEYATKDLRWLELECNEGMFKSCHHGGSEWHKLQHIPDVHIHSKDRYMYFSYGKSLQYCEEATGSESNLAIVPVVSNTPLTNTSPVTIPNTDMVTNQEHFCFSPQNLLLILLPLCIMRDTFGSLSSVVSAAYKLFDMLVNVANYMDASIGAVVEPGVDFLFSSFSFSSIVVLSWLIASYGDDKIQRQSRDREKKASKDDAMPLASIEVKAMAVAPCHCHTCRHRLTARSLKAFGADCQVSLLHAAGP; encoded by the exons ATGGAGATGCAATCGCCGCAAGAGTCAGCGGCCTCGATTGCTCTTTTCTATTCCAAGTCCATGGTTCGAGGGAGGTTGAAGTTCCTCCATCTCAAAGACGTGCATGCCTCGACAAGTTCGTTTCGCTCGCTTCCTCCATTTTCTCTTAAAGCTGGAACTTTGTCTGCCTGCAACACCCGTGCCTTCGTCAACGCCACTGACTCCTCATCTGGTCTCCGGATTCTTTTTG GTGCGAGAACTTTAGGTGCGAAATTTGGAGAGTCACTGGAAGATCAGATCATGGCCATGATTTTAACTGCTTTCATTCCTCAAGTCATTCAAGTGTTAGATGGAATCACCAAACAAGAGGAAATTTTACTCTTGGGCGTGGCTGATGAGGTTAAAGGTCTGGTAAGGAGGCTAGAGGAGCTAAGGAACATTCTCCAGGATGCTGAACGCAGGAGCTATAATGAAAAGGAGATACAATGGTGGTTAACCAAGCTACGAGATATTATATATGACATAGATGATATGATTGATCAATGCAAAATTGAGGGGGAGAGTCacaagagattgttggagcagcaAGCTCAATCATTTAGGTTGCGCATTAGCACTAAGTGTTCTGTGTCACTATTTTCTTTCTTCAATCGTTCTTTCCACCACGAGCTTGCTGAAAGAATCAAGAAGCTAAGTTCTAGGCTAGATCAAGTAACTAAAGAGGCTTCAAAGTTCCAATTAATATCATCCATCCATGGATATGAAGTTAGCCTGACAAACAAATGTATTGTTAGAGCAATGGATCCTGAAAGTGTAGAATTTAAGTTCAAGAAGAATGCAGAATCTATGTTTAAGCTACTGACTATGGAGGAGCGGATGAATCTCTTGGTGATTACTGGTGTTGGAGGGATAGGAAAGACCAGGCTAGCTCAAAAGATCTATTACGATGAGAGAACAAAAGCTCACTTCCAAGTTAGAATATGGATATGTGTCACTCAGCAAACCACATTTATCGACATGCTGAAGCAGATAATCACTGGTGCAGGGCAAACCTATGGCGAAGCTCAAACAAGTGAACAACTAGAAATCGAACTGAAGAGGGTCTTAGAGCATAAGAAGTTTTTATTGGTTCTGGATGATGTTTGGAGCATACAAATTTGTAATGACTTACTGCAAAGATCATCGCAGAACATAGTTTCTGGTAGTAGGGTTCTGATTACTACAAGAAACGAAACTCTTGCAAGAGAACTTCCTGGAGCACATCTTCATAGAATGAAACCTCTGTCAACCAAAGAAGGATGGTCAATGCTCCGCAAGGAGCTGTATCAGGAAGATCATGTTCAGGAGCTGAATATCATCGGTATCAAGATTGTGAGGAAATGCAAAGGTTTTCCTCTAGCTATCCGCGTAATTGCAGGAGTCCTTAGAACCAGAGGGTGGAGCTCTGAAGAATGGGAGAAGGTTTTCCTTGATCCAGCATGGTCATCATTTGATCTTCCAAATGATGTTACAAGAGCTCTATATTTGGCCTACAAGGACCTACCAGCTAATTTAAGACAATGTCTTGTCTATTGCTCCTTATTTCCAGAGGATCATTTGTTTGATCAACAATCCATCACCAAGTATTGGATAGCTGAGAGACTggtagaagaaaaagaaagatcaACAATTGAAGACACAGCTGAAGGCTATTATAAAGAGTTGATTTGGAGGAACCTCTTGGAACGAGATTTTGGTCAGCAAGATGCTCATAAGATGCATGGGCTTCTTCGCTTTCTTGCTCATTTTTTGGCAGGAGAGGAGAACTTGTTTGGAAATCTTGATCTAATGGATGCAACCTCAACAAAGCCTCGACGCCTATCAATTGTGGCTAAGGGGCTTATGGCAATCCCAACAGAACTAAAAGAGCAAAATTCTTTGAGAACATTGTTGCTTTTTAGGAATCCTTTATCAGGGAAAATTCTTGATGATTTTCTTCAAGGACTAAACCACCTGCGTGTCTTAGATATTCATGGCACCGATGTTGATAGCTTACCAGATTGCATTGGAGATCTTATACATTTGAGGCACCTAAATGTTTCTTCTACAAGATTAAAACAGCTCCCTGACAGTATAGAACGACTCATAAATTTACAGTTCTTGTCTGTACGAGGTTGTGAATCAATGACAGCGCTGCCTCAATATCTGGTGAAGTTGCAAAGCTTAAGGAGTTTGGATCTTGTAGGTACTCAGGTCAATTGGTTGCCTGTTGGTGTTGGTAAACTTGAAAATCTTAGCTCACTTTTAGGATTTCTTGTGGATTCTGGCAGTGAAGGTATTTTGATGTCTACACTAGATGATCTGGGACCTCTGACAATGCTCAAGTATCTTCTGTTACAGAAATTGGAGAGAGTATGCAATGGTGCAGAATCAGCTAGAGCAAACTTGAGAAGAAAGAAGTATCTCAAGAACTTAAGCATGCATTGGTCACTTAATATTGCAGATGCTCAACTACTTGAAGTGGACAAATTCGAGGAGGTGCTCGAGGCGCTATGCCCTTCATCAAGCCTGGAAGAGCTTGAAATTATGGGATACCCTGGTCTTAATCTTCCCAGTTGGATTTCCACAGTGAAAAAACTTACTAAATTGGTTCTTCACAGGTGTTCATCAATCCAACAACTTCCACAACTAGGCCACCTTCCACACTTGAGTTCTCTTTATATATCAGCTGCCACCGCTGTCACTAAAATTGGCACAGAATTCTTTGGCTTGGATGCATGGCCTCCATTCCCAAAGCTCAATACTTTGGTCATGGAGGATATGATCAACTGGGAAGATTGGCAATGGCAGTTTGAAGATGGTGAAGCTTTACCCTGTCTAAGAGAACTGCAGCTTGTCAACTGCTATAAGTTACCATCTCTTCCTGATGGCCTGCAGCATGCCACAGCCTTAACTGTTTTGGCGATGGATGGTGCTAATCGACTTATGAAGATCGAGAACCTTTCTACCATCAGAAAATTGTCAGTGTCTAGCAGCTTCAATCTTGTTGAGATATCCAATCTTTCTTCACTTGAAAATCTCAAAGTCAGCAACTGCCCATCTTTGAAGAAGTTTGAACATTTGGTTCTTCTGCAACAACTAAATGTGATAGATGAATCAATGAATAACCTCCCAGAGGGCTTAGGAGAATATGCAACCAAAGATCTTCGATGGCTGGAATTGGAATGCAATGAAGGTATGTTCAAGAGTTGTCATCATGGTGGCTCAGAGTGGCATAAGTTACAGCACATTCCGGATGTACATATCCACAGCAAAGATCGATATATGTACTTCTCCTACGGCAAGTCGTTACAATATTGTGAAGAAGCAACTGGTTCGGAGTCCAATTTGGCCATTGTTCCTGTTGTTTCTAACACCCCTTTAACCAATACGTCCCCTGTGACCATTCCAAACACTGATATGGTTACAAATCAAGAACACTTTTGTTTCTCCCCTCAAAACCTTCTACTCATCCT TTTACCTCTTTGCATTATGCGTGACACGTTTGGTTCCCTCAGCTCTGTTGTTAGTGCAGCCTATAAACTGTTTGATATGTTAGTCAATGTTGCCAATTACATGGATGCTTCCATAGGTGCAGTTGTTGAACCTGGTGTAGACtttctattttcttccttttCATTCAGCTCCATCGTTGTTCTCTCATGGCTCATTGCTTCATATGGTG ATGATAAGATACAAAGGCAGTCAAGAGATAGGGAGAAAAAGGCATCAAAAGATGATGCCATGCCATTAGCTAGCATCGAGGTGAAGGCCATGGCAGTGGCACCATGCCACTGCCATACTTGCAGGCACAG GCTGACAGCTCGCAGTTTGAAGGCATTTGGTGCTGACTGTCAAGTTTCCCTCCTCCATGCTGCAGGTCCGTGA